Within Lagopus muta isolate bLagMut1 chromosome 1, bLagMut1 primary, whole genome shotgun sequence, the genomic segment CCTGAGGTTGTAGAGCTGAATGTGCTCCAAAATAATTATCTCTTTTAATTTCCACTTTTATAAAAAATTTCAATCTTAAATAggactggaaataaaatgagaggaGATTTGTTTAAGTTCATCCTATTTTCATTGTAACTGAGTTGCCATTTAATAACTTTTGTGAAATGAGCCAAGAGAGAATTGTATTACGGCTtactaaatgaaaaatagaatcatGGTGCTGATACCATAATTCCTGTGTCATTCCACTGTCTCTAtcattgctgaaacacagcGAGGAATTTGTGTTTATATTAAAATGCTACAGGCAGAAATGACAGAATACTACCATGACTTACTGCTGACttgaagagagacagaaaggcATGAAGCTGTATTTCACTCTCATTCTTggtggttttcattttcattcaaaatcaCTAGATTAGATATtggtaattttaaaaataacttggcTACAGTATAGTGTATGTTCTGCAGTTCATGCTATGCAATAATGCTCTGTactatttgtatttgtattttaggTCTGGGTTTGGCATTCAATTTACAGCCCGCCTTAACAATGATCGGCAAGTATTTCTATAAGAAGCGTCCCATTGCTAATGGGTTGGCCATGGCTGGAAGTCCAGTGTTTCTGAGCACATTGGCACCTCTCAATCAATTCCTCTTTAATGCATTTGGTTGGAAAGGAAGCTTTCTCATTCTGGGAGGACTACTTTTGAACTGCTGTGTGGCTGGGTCACTTATGAGGCCTGTTGGACCAAAACCAGTCCCTCCTGTgaaaaaagatgttgaaaaagGCACAGGAGATTCTAGCCTgcacaaaaacaacaagaagtCTTTTTGGCAAACTATTAATAAATACCTAGACCTATCCCTCTTCAAACACAGAGGGTTTCTGATCTATTTGTCAGGAAATGTTATTATGTTTATTGGTTTCTTTGCTCCAATAGTTTTTTTGGCTCCTTATGCCAAACACAAGGGAATTGATGaatattctgctgcttttttgctATCCATCTTAGCCTTTGTAGATATGTTTGCTAGGCCTTCAATGGGACTTGTAGCAAACTCTAAATTTATCCGTCCAAAGATCCAGTACTTTTTTAGTTTTGCTGTCTTCTACAATGGAGTCTGTCATATCTTGTGTCCTCTGGCAACAAATTACACTGGCTTGGTGAtatatgctgtattttttgGGTTTGCATTTGGAATGGTTAGCAGTGTACTTTTTGAGACTCTGATGGACCTTGTTGGTGCTGCCAGATTTTCCAGTGCAGTTGGACTGGTCACCATCGTGGaatgctgccctgtgctcatAGGCCCTCCTCTAGGAGGTAAGAATCTCTTTTattccactcttttttttccagatatgaCCTTGCAGTTTACTaatgaattaataaaataattttacttaatGTTATGTCATGTTTTCTCTGTGATTAGGAATGTAATGTAGAAGCACTGCATTGCACCTACTATCTTTGCAATTCACAGTTTCATATCTGCATGAAAATGTAAAGGCATTCGTGGAATCTATTTGCAGTAGATAGATTATGAATGTATCTTGACTAGCCCTTAAATTCAGATAATGTATGATTCCCTGGTAGTACTTAGAGCTAAGTTTGCTGCCTTAATTTACGTATATTCAGTTCCACTTTGCTCTTCACCAGAACAATTCTTACTCCCTGGAATTCATCTGATCCACTGGTCAGTTTTTGAAGATTTTACAGAGTGACTTGTAGTTTCTCCATCTTCATCACAGCTGAAGGAACACtttcttacatttaaaatgacaaTCTTAATTTCTCTAAATGGAGACAATTTGCATATCTAGATAAAACAAACTggcagagaggtgctggaatggaCAAAGTCAGGCTTAGCAGCTCAGGCAGTACTCCAGCATGGTGTTGCATGGCACTGTGCCCTCATGTGAATGTCACACCACACCTCCACACTCAGCCAATTGTTCAGCCTGTTTCTGTAGGCATTAGATAGGTTTCAGACATTTCACTGTATGAATCATCCTACCTGGACTGAAAGTTGTTAGTGTTACTAACTTCTCTTTTCAACGTAAGGGGAGATAAAAAGCAGACTAGTTGATACAGCTTGGGCTATATTTGTAACTTTTGGGAATCAGGTAgcaaaaatgatgaaaagagTCTTATAGAAGTTGCTCTAAAAAAAATAGATACCCTAATCTTGTTGAAAAGTATATGttaattgtgtgtgtgtgtcttgtACTGTAAGCCCAACAATATAGAAATGCAAAGACTCCTAGCACTGTGAACATACACTATACCCAAATAAGCAGTGTCACAAAAGTCAGCTAGACTATATGTGCCTAAAAGTACATGTCCAAGTTTTTTTAGGATTACCATCAATATTTGTATGAAAAAAGCATTCCtttatgaaattttaaataagCCAGAACTGTTCAACTCATTTCATTACAATAATAATTGTACaagtatatttttaacagaCCTCAAGATATTCCATATTTGCCTCATCTTTTATCATATGAGTTCATTTTGGTAATGGCAGAACAAAACGTACAACTCACACAGACTCTTTCTGTGCCACCTAGTGGGGGGAGCCATCTGTGACTGATAGAGTCTAGCTTTTTCAGCCAGACTCTGAAATCAGTATCAATAtcaaaaaattttaaatttaatatcaGTGGTGCAATGGCATATatgagtatttattttttaatttgtcagGTTTGCACAAGTTTCGAAAGGCTGTGTATAGTGCTATAATCACAAGTATTTGTGGTATAACGATAAGTAATTGATTGTGCTTGTTAAACAGAGACAACAGAGGGGATGAACACATGAAAAATCTAAATTCCAGTTTTGACTAGttcttgttcttttaaataCTATGCTGAAGTAATGTTAGTGCAGAATCtcatttttaatcaattttaTGAGGCTGCTTATGAATAAAAAGCGGTAAATTGTACTATATACAATAATAAGTTAATTATACACTTGCGGCACTACTTGAGTTTTTTCTAATGCTAGGCTTGTGAAGTAAAGAAAAGACTAAAATAGTTTGATGGCTTGTAAATGTGTCTCAGGTGAATTAGGGCATTGGGTACAACCCAATAGAAGCATCTAAGTAAGTACTTACTGTGCAGATTATCTTTTGAATTTCAGTGATAGTGTAGCTGTGTTCAAAGCTGAATGCTTGGATAAGTACAAATGTTGATTagggagatgaaaaaaatcagaaagaatgGCTCGTAAAATGGAAGAATGTTGTAGTTGTCATGTCCGAACTAATCTTAGAATTTTGAATATAATTCTTAGGGACAGGATTCTGAGTTCAAAAATCAACAGTTAAGGATGATGGCTGAAGAAATAagcctttctatttctttcaccagtcacaggaaaataaaaatgaaaaacaagcagttGACAGCAGTCTAAGAAGGCACATTCCTTCTCATGCTATTGTCTGTGTACAGCCTACATGAGTGTCAGGCAGTCActccaaaacaataaaaaacaaaatcaggagctgaataaaataataagacaatgaaagaaaatgaaagaactggAAACTGTCTGTCATTATTCATTAAGCTTTTCTTACTTtgttcttcagtattttatCATTGTCTGTGATTCCAGTGACAATTGCTAGTTTAATCAACGCGTGTTTTATTAGAGGCCCACTATATATTTTAGACAATTTGAATGTGTTGGAAACACTTTTCTGCTCCAGCTTTGAAAACAGGTCATATATAGATGTTTCTcctgaagaaatatttagattgTATTAGGTGTTCTATTCTAAACGtacttttctctccttttgtttttctatttcaggTTGGTTAGTGGATGTTACTGGTGAATATCAATACATGTATTTTGTCTGTGGAGTGATTGTGATTGTGGCCAGCATCTGGTTGTTCATTGGCAATGCTATTAACTACAGGCTAttggcaaaagaaaagaagttagaagatgagaaacagaaagcacagaagaacaCTGACTTGAAGGAGGCAGAACCACTAACAAAC encodes:
- the SLC16A7 gene encoding monocarboxylate transporter 2, with translation MPPAIGAPQYPPPDGGWGWVVVFGAFISIGFSYAFPKAITVFFKEIQEIFHTSYSEIAWISSIMLAVMYAGGPISSILVNKYGSRPVMIAGGILCSFGMIASSFCNSVLELYICIGVVGGLGLAFNLQPALTMIGKYFYKKRPIANGLAMAGSPVFLSTLAPLNQFLFNAFGWKGSFLILGGLLLNCCVAGSLMRPVGPKPVPPVKKDVEKGTGDSSLHKNNKKSFWQTINKYLDLSLFKHRGFLIYLSGNVIMFIGFFAPIVFLAPYAKHKGIDEYSAAFLLSILAFVDMFARPSMGLVANSKFIRPKIQYFFSFAVFYNGVCHILCPLATNYTGLVIYAVFFGFAFGMVSSVLFETLMDLVGAARFSSAVGLVTIVECCPVLIGPPLGGWLVDVTGEYQYMYFVCGVIVIVASIWLFIGNAINYRLLAKEKKLEDEKQKAQKNTDLKEAEPLTNNENEDAASRADKTLEDPSERETNI